The proteins below come from a single Dinghuibacter silviterrae genomic window:
- a CDS encoding acyltransferase family protein, translating into MKRLSTHREALMGLAILWIMLFHAEVVLPKPLSWIQETGYGGVDIFLFLSGLGLYYSLAKDARVGRFYWNRFIRILPTYWAVIILATLMEYVVLHRHTPWVELFYELSTTGFWLNATKFDWYVPSLLVLYLVFPLFFRAFRARGAMATGVVVVLGVALSLAITATRFNYLLIFTTRIPIFFLGAQAGYMIRENRSKADSPAALLAGGAPLWGQLALFGLGLAGLVAAFHFFTPQQRWWNGTWWYPFIFITPALCNGLAFLFDRFPARALRWCGRYSLEIYLVHTLVFGLHKETARFFPNDFVAYAVYVVISLPLAWVLNKVMGFITRIFTKHV; encoded by the coding sequence GTGAAACGCCTCAGCACGCATAGGGAGGCCCTGATGGGGCTGGCGATCCTTTGGATTATGCTCTTCCACGCGGAGGTGGTGCTTCCAAAGCCCCTGTCCTGGATACAAGAAACGGGCTACGGAGGCGTGGACATCTTTCTTTTTCTTTCGGGGTTGGGGTTGTATTACAGCCTTGCCAAAGATGCACGCGTTGGGCGATTTTACTGGAACCGGTTTATTCGCATCCTGCCGACGTATTGGGCGGTGATTATTCTGGCGACGCTTATGGAGTATGTGGTGCTGCACAGGCATACGCCTTGGGTCGAGCTTTTTTACGAATTGTCCACTACCGGTTTTTGGCTCAATGCCACCAAGTTCGACTGGTACGTGCCGTCGCTGTTGGTGTTGTACCTCGTGTTTCCATTGTTCTTTCGGGCCTTTCGCGCTCGCGGCGCCATGGCGACAGGTGTCGTGGTGGTGCTTGGCGTGGCGCTGAGTCTTGCGATTACAGCCACGCGTTTCAACTACCTGCTCATCTTTACGACGCGGATTCCCATTTTCTTTCTAGGCGCCCAGGCGGGGTATATGATCCGCGAAAACCGTTCTAAAGCCGACTCGCCTGCGGCCCTGCTGGCGGGCGGCGCGCCGCTCTGGGGACAACTGGCGTTATTCGGTCTTGGGCTGGCCGGACTGGTCGCGGCCTTCCACTTCTTTACGCCCCAGCAACGCTGGTGGAACGGCACCTGGTGGTATCCGTTTATTTTTATCACGCCGGCGCTGTGCAACGGGCTGGCATTTCTGTTTGATCGCTTCCCGGCGCGTGCCCTTCGCTGGTGCGGCCGGTACAGCCTGGAGATCTACCTCGTCCACACCCTTGTTTTCGGCCTCCACAAAGAAACCGCCCGCTTTTTCCCCAACGACTTCGTCGCCTACGCCGTATATGTAGTGATTTCCCTGCCCCTGGCGTGGGTTTTGAATAAGGTCATGGGCTTTATTACCCGAATATTTACAAAGCATGTATAG